The Anaeromyxobacter sp. Fw109-5 genomic interval ACTGTAGCCGGGTGAAGGTGCCTCGGAAGTCACCACTGCCGTGGACGTCTCGCGGTGGGAAGGTGGAGGCACCGCGCGGGGGCAACCCTCCGCGGCCCGGGAGCCAGGAGACCTCCCTTCGAGCACGTCGCGCATGGTGCGCGGCCTCGCCGTTCGCGGCGAGCAAGGATGCATCGGGTCCGGAGGAGACCCGAGGACTTGAGCTCGATCTCCCGATCGCCGGGGCGCGTGCGCGCCCTCTCCGTCGCGCTGTCGCTCGCGCTCGCGCCGCTCGCGCGCGCGGCGCCCGCGGCCGCCGTCGCCCCGCAGGAGAGCGAGCCGCCCGTCGTGCTCCCCGAGGTCGAGGTCCGCGTACCGCGCGCGGAGGTCGAGAAGGATCCGACCGCCTCGGCGACGGTGGTCACCGCCGAGCGCTTCGAGGGCGAGGCGAAGGACGTCGCGCAGCTCCTCGCGACCGCCCCGGGCGTGTCGGTGACCCGCTACGGGACGCTCGGCCAGCTCGCCACGGTCTCGATCCGCGGGGTCGCCGCGGACGGCGTGAAGGTCCTGCTCGACGGGCTGCCGCTCGGCACCGCGGGAGGCGGCGTCGATCTCGCGACCATCCCGCGCCAGTGGATCTCCCGCATCGAGGTCGTGCGCGGCGCCGCGGGGGCGCAGTTCGGCGCGGGCGCGCTGGGCGGCGCGGTGAACGTGGTGACGCGGGGCGGCCAGGTGGGCGACGTGTCCGGAGAGGCGACCGCCGGGGCGTTCGGCACCTACGCGGCCTCCGTCGACACGGTCGCGCCGGTCGGCCCCTTCGCGCTCTTCGCCGCCGCGAGCGGCGAGATCACCGAGGGCGACTTCAGCTACGAGCTCGACCGCACCCCGGATCGACCCGGCGGTCCCGTCGAGGAGAAGACGCGGGTGAACAACGGGGCGCGCCGCGCCGGGGCCATCGCGAAGCTCGGCGGCTTGGCGGGGGGCTTCCGCGTCGACGGCCTCGCCCAGCTGACCGCGGGGCGGCGCGAGCTGCCCGGCTCCCCCTACCAGCCGACGCCGGGCGACTGGCAGGAGGACGGCCGCGTGCTCGCCATGCTGCGCGTCGCCCGCGAGGTGCGGCCGCGGCTCACGCTCGCCGGGCGCGTCCACGGCAGGCGTGACCTGCTGGACACAGAGCTCGCGACGCTCGGGACCGAGCCGACGCGACAGCGCGGCGGAGCCATCGGCGTCGAGGTCGAGGGTGGGCTCACCCACGGTGTAGGCGTGCTGACCGCCGTCCTGTCGGCGGAGAACGAGGGCTACGAGAGCGAGGCGCTGGGCGGCACGCGCGATCGCGCGGGCTTCGCCGGGGCCCTCGCCGAGGACCTGCTCCTGGCCGGGGGCCGGCTGCGGATCGGCGCCTCGGTGCGCGCCGAGCGGACCGGTGACTTCGCGGGGGTCTCCGCCAAGCTCGGGGCGGCATTCGAGCTCGCGCGCGGGCTCGCGCTCCGCGCCAGCGGCGGCCGGACCTACCGCGTCCCGAGCTTCGCCGAGCTCCACCTGGAGCAGGGCCTCCTCTCGCCGAACCCCGACCTGCGCCCCGAGACCGGCGCGGGCGCGGACGCCGCGCTGGTGTACGACGGCGCGCTCGGGCTCCTGTCGGTCGGCGGCCACGCCGCCGTCTACGAGGACATCATCACCTACGAGCCGGCGAGCCTCGGCCACTTCCGCCCGTTCAACACGGGCCGCGCGGTCGTCTCCGGCGTGGAGGCCGAGGCCGCGACCACGCCGTGGCGCCGCGCCCTCGGGCTGGCC includes:
- a CDS encoding TonB-dependent siderophore receptor produces the protein MSSISRSPGRVRALSVALSLALAPLARAAPAAAVAPQESEPPVVLPEVEVRVPRAEVEKDPTASATVVTAERFEGEAKDVAQLLATAPGVSVTRYGTLGQLATVSIRGVAADGVKVLLDGLPLGTAGGGVDLATIPRQWISRIEVVRGAAGAQFGAGALGGAVNVVTRGGQVGDVSGEATAGAFGTYAASVDTVAPVGPFALFAAASGEITEGDFSYELDRTPDRPGGPVEEKTRVNNGARRAGAIAKLGGLAGGFRVDGLAQLTAGRRELPGSPYQPTPGDWQEDGRVLAMLRVAREVRPRLTLAGRVHGRRDLLDTELATLGTEPTRQRGGAIGVEVEGGLTHGVGVLTAVLSAENEGYESEALGGTRDRAGFAGALAEDLLLAGGRLRIGASVRAERTGDFAGVSAKLGAAFELARGLALRASGGRTYRVPSFAELHLEQGLLSPNPDLRPETGAGADAALVYDGALGLLSVGGHAAVYEDIITYEPASLGHFRPFNTGRAVVSGVEAEAATTPWRRALGLALSGAYTFLPTEVLRGSPGVLGNALPRRPLHRLYARAAVSPGRFGAHVQVEHARDQYLGVLNQETPLPDVTLVGAGASIRFLRRPALALHVEVDNVADDRTLVDGYGNPLPGRTWMVTLRAASSQERTR